One Synechococcus sp. JA-2-3B'a(2-13) genomic window carries:
- the trmFO gene encoding FADH(2)-oxidizing methylenetetrahydrofolate--tRNA-(uracil(54)-C(5))-methyltransferase TrmFO produces MNPPTNPRACSPLARAGSFAPIHVVGGGLAGTEAAWQIAQAGLPVILSEMRPVRQSPAHHTDQLGELVCSNSFGAAASDRAAGLLKEELRQLGSLVIATADCHAVPAGGALAVDRARFSQALTEAIQNHPRITLRREEVTEIPEGIAVLCTGPLTSDPLAKALQAFTGLEYLSFFDASSPIVTGDSLNRAVVFQASRYDKGEAAYLNCPMTEAEYERFWRALVEAEQAPLKDFEREERKFFEGCLPIEEMARRGKDTLCFGPLKPVGLVDPRTGSRPYAVVQLRQEDKAGQLWNLVGFQTNLKWGEQQRVFRLIPGLEQAEFVRFGVMHRNTFLNSPQLLWPTLQFRRRPTLFAAGQLVGTEGYACAVAGGWLAGQNAARLALGLPLITLPPETMMGSLFQFISSADPRHFQPMPANFGLLPDLEGRKLRNKQERYGRYRDRALAALKTTGLVRQVQTA; encoded by the coding sequence ATGAACCCTCCAACTAACCCAAGGGCTTGCAGCCCGCTTGCACGAGCGGGATCCTTTGCCCCCATCCATGTTGTGGGCGGGGGGTTGGCGGGGACAGAAGCTGCTTGGCAAATTGCCCAGGCAGGGTTGCCTGTCATCCTTTCGGAGATGCGCCCCGTGCGTCAGAGCCCGGCCCATCACACCGATCAGTTGGGGGAGCTGGTGTGCAGCAACTCCTTTGGGGCTGCAGCCAGCGATCGGGCGGCAGGGCTACTCAAGGAAGAACTGCGACAACTGGGATCCCTGGTGATCGCGACGGCGGATTGCCATGCAGTGCCGGCAGGAGGGGCATTGGCAGTGGATCGGGCCCGCTTCAGCCAGGCTCTCACGGAAGCCATTCAAAACCATCCCCGCATCACCCTGCGTCGGGAGGAGGTGACGGAGATCCCGGAGGGCATTGCCGTCCTCTGTACCGGCCCTCTGACCAGCGATCCCCTGGCCAAGGCACTGCAAGCCTTTACGGGCCTGGAGTACCTGAGCTTTTTCGATGCTTCTAGCCCCATTGTTACCGGGGATTCGTTGAACCGAGCGGTGGTGTTTCAGGCTTCCCGCTACGACAAGGGGGAAGCAGCCTATCTCAACTGCCCCATGACGGAAGCGGAGTACGAACGGTTTTGGCGGGCGCTGGTGGAGGCAGAGCAGGCGCCCCTCAAGGATTTTGAACGGGAGGAGCGCAAGTTTTTCGAGGGCTGCTTGCCGATTGAAGAAATGGCGCGCCGGGGCAAAGACACCCTCTGTTTCGGCCCCTTGAAGCCGGTGGGGCTGGTGGATCCGCGCACGGGATCCCGTCCTTACGCGGTGGTGCAGTTGCGGCAAGAGGACAAAGCAGGGCAGCTGTGGAACTTGGTGGGCTTTCAAACCAACTTGAAATGGGGAGAACAGCAGCGGGTCTTTCGCCTCATCCCCGGCCTGGAACAGGCGGAGTTTGTCCGCTTTGGGGTGATGCACCGCAATACATTTTTGAATTCGCCCCAGCTTCTGTGGCCGACCTTGCAATTCCGTCGCCGACCCACGCTGTTTGCCGCCGGCCAGTTGGTGGGCACCGAGGGCTATGCCTGCGCGGTGGCAGGGGGATGGTTGGCCGGACAGAACGCCGCCCGCCTGGCTCTGGGGTTGCCCTTGATCACGCTGCCCCCCGAAACGATGATGGGATCCCTGTTTCAGTTCATCAGCAGCGCGGATCCCAGGCACTTTCAGCCGATGCCGGCCAATTTTGGGCTGTTGCCGGATTTGGAGGGGCGCAAGCTTCGCAACAAGCAGGAGCGCTATGGCCGTTACCGGGATCGCGCTTTGGCTGCTCTGAAAACGACTGGGTTGGTGCGCCAAGTGCAAACCGCCTAG
- a CDS encoding IS5-like element ISSoc13 family transposase (programmed frameshift), with the protein MKLVFLDENKWQKILAFLQTEERVNIGKEANCKQFIEAVLWIARSGAPWRYLPEGYGKWYTIYQRFHRWSRFGVWERMFKYFIDDPDLEHLIIDSTMVRAHSCAAGKKGEQALGRSRGGYSTKIHVSVDGLGNPLELRITGGEKSDITQGEELIEGWQRKDTKVIGDKGYDADKLIEKIGEAQAVIPPKRNRKTQRHYDKHLYQERHLIECFFHKLKQYRHLCSRFDKLARNFLSFLYLVSALFWLK; encoded by the exons ATGAAGTTGGTTTTTTTAGATGAAAACAAATGGCAGAAGATATTGGCTTTTTTACAGACAGAAGAGAGAGTTAACATTGGGAAAGAAGCAAACTGCAAACAGTTTATTGAAGCAGTTCTTTGGATAGCCCGTTCCGGTGCTCCTTGGCGCTACCTCCCAGAAGGATATGGCAAATGGTACACCATCTATCAAAGATTCCACCGGTGGAGTCGTTTTGGAGTGTGGGAACGGATGTTCAAGTATTTTATTGACGACCCTGATTTAGAGCATCTCATTATTGATTCAACCATGGTTCGAGCGCACTCCTGTGCTGCCGGAA AAAAAGGGGAGCAAGCTTTGGGGAGAAGCCGAGGGGGATACAGCACCAAGATTCATGTGAGTGTAGATGGGTTGGGAAATCCGCTGGAATTGAGAATAACTGGCGGAGAAAAGAGCGATATTACTCAAGGGGAAGAATTGATAGAGGGCTGGCAGAGAAAGGATACCAAAGTAATTGGGGATAAAGGATATGATGCGGATAAGTTGATTGAGAAGATAGGGGAAGCTCAAGCGGTTATTCCGCCTAAAAGGAATAGAAAGACGCAGCGGCATTATGACAAGCATCTGTATCAAGAGAGGCATTTAATCGAATGCTTTTTTCATAAGTTAAAGCAGTACCGGCATCTATGTTCTCGTTTTGACAAATTGGCCAGGAACTTCTTGAGTTTTCTCTATCTCGTCAGTGCTCTCTTTTGGCTCAAATGA
- a CDS encoding phosphotransferase enzyme family protein → MLDLTWLDPLVQHFQLGDPEPPEAIRVGLIHQTWKLNTSEGSFIVQRLHPRFDPAVTEDGQAIGQWLRQHGFPVPQFRRARDGSLHLSWAEGLWRVMDCLPGSCHPTPPNWGYLEEAGAAVGRLHRLLAQMDYRFRFQIPHFHDTAHLWQQLRQYEPAPEVQAEWQFLIETVPNLLLPSGIPTQIIHADLKFNNFLFDEQGRFVGLVDLDTFMYHNLYVELGDALRSWGKRGNTLQPEAILAGLRGYAQTGNLHALQPELLLQGIQLITLELGMRFLQDWFEDAYWNWDPQRYPSRKAHNLARCQQQICLYQDLTQRAPQLLESMRALLSCEQRKEGR, encoded by the coding sequence ATGCTTGACCTGACTTGGCTGGATCCCCTTGTCCAGCACTTTCAACTGGGGGATCCAGAGCCACCCGAAGCCATCCGAGTGGGCCTCATTCACCAAACTTGGAAACTCAACACCTCTGAGGGATCCTTCATCGTCCAGCGCCTTCACCCCCGATTTGATCCTGCTGTCACTGAAGATGGTCAAGCCATCGGCCAATGGCTGAGACAACACGGCTTCCCCGTCCCCCAATTCCGCCGCGCTCGCGATGGATCCCTGCACTTGTCCTGGGCAGAAGGGCTGTGGCGGGTCATGGATTGTCTGCCGGGATCCTGTCACCCAACTCCTCCCAATTGGGGCTATCTGGAAGAGGCGGGGGCAGCCGTTGGACGCCTGCATCGACTCTTGGCCCAGATGGACTATCGTTTTCGCTTCCAGATCCCGCATTTTCACGATACGGCTCACCTTTGGCAACAGCTACGCCAGTATGAGCCGGCCCCAGAAGTGCAGGCAGAATGGCAGTTTTTAATCGAAACTGTGCCCAATCTTCTGCTGCCCTCGGGGATCCCAACTCAAATCATCCACGCCGATCTCAAGTTCAACAACTTTTTGTTCGATGAGCAGGGGCGATTTGTGGGCCTGGTGGATCTGGACACCTTCATGTATCACAATCTCTATGTTGAATTGGGGGATGCCCTGCGCTCCTGGGGCAAACGAGGAAATACCCTTCAGCCAGAGGCGATCCTGGCCGGGTTGCGGGGCTATGCCCAAACCGGGAACTTGCACGCCCTACAACCGGAACTCCTTCTCCAAGGGATCCAACTGATTACCCTGGAATTGGGGATGCGCTTTTTGCAGGATTGGTTTGAAGACGCCTACTGGAATTGGGATCCCCAGCGCTACCCCAGCCGCAAAGCCCATAACCTGGCCCGCTGCCAACAGCAAATTTGCCTCTATCAAGACCTCACCCAGAGGGCACCCCAACTGTTGGAGTCCATGCGCGCCCTTTTGTCTTGTGAGCAGCGGAAAGAGGGAAGGTAG
- the remA gene encoding extracellular matrix/biofilm regulator RemA yields the protein MDTRLINIGFGNIVAAGRVVAIVSPESAPIKRIISDARERGQLIDATYGRRTRAVIITDSGHVILSAIQPETVANRFLTAKPGLSEETE from the coding sequence ATGGATACCCGCCTAATCAACATTGGCTTTGGCAACATCGTCGCCGCTGGGCGTGTGGTCGCCATTGTCAGTCCCGAGTCAGCTCCCATCAAACGCATCATCAGCGATGCCCGCGAGAGGGGCCAGTTGATAGATGCCACCTATGGTCGTCGTACCCGCGCTGTCATTATCACCGATTCCGGGCACGTTATCCTCTCCGCCATCCAACCCGAAACCGTTGCCAACCGCTTCCTCACGGCCAAGCCCGGTTTGTCAGAGGAGACCGAGTGA
- the gmk gene encoding guanylate kinase — MPTSPTPVSSECTQQQGSLPAPTPRGRLVVLTGPSGVGKGTLVNQLRQRHPELYLSVSVTTRPPRPSEQEGVNYYFRSREEFLNLIEANELLEWAQYAGNFYGTPREIVFQKLNQGQDVLLEIELAGARQVRQQYPDAIRIFLCPPSLEELERRIRERGQDSEASIERRLEQARKELDAQDEFDYVIVNDNLEQALQELEALLYPPSPSSKEQQP, encoded by the coding sequence ATGCCAACCTCTCCTACCCCGGTTTCCTCTGAGTGTACGCAGCAGCAGGGATCCCTTCCGGCTCCTACCCCGCGCGGTCGCTTGGTGGTTTTGACAGGGCCCAGCGGAGTGGGTAAGGGTACGCTGGTCAACCAGTTGCGCCAGCGCCACCCCGAGCTGTATCTCTCGGTTTCGGTCACCACCCGCCCCCCCCGCCCCAGCGAACAGGAAGGTGTCAACTACTACTTTCGCAGCCGGGAGGAATTTCTCAACTTGATTGAAGCCAACGAGCTGTTGGAATGGGCACAGTATGCGGGCAACTTTTACGGCACTCCCCGCGAGATCGTGTTCCAAAAACTTAACCAGGGTCAGGATGTGCTGCTGGAAATTGAGCTGGCGGGGGCCCGTCAGGTGAGGCAGCAGTACCCAGATGCCATTCGCATCTTTCTTTGTCCCCCTTCTCTGGAAGAGCTGGAACGTCGCATCCGCGAGCGCGGACAAGACTCAGAGGCCAGCATCGAGCGCCGCCTGGAGCAGGCCCGCAAGGAATTGGATGCCCAAGACGAATTTGACTACGTGATTGTCAACGACAACCTGGAGCAAGCGCTGCAGGAGCTGGAAGCCCTGCTCTATCCCCCCTCTCCCTCTTCAAAGGAGCAGCAGCCCTAG
- the speD gene encoding adenosylmethionine decarboxylase has protein sequence MLHTLSGQLGDRSPALIGIHCILELYDCPAKLLDDASLVQQALREAARRSNSTFLGELCHRFEPQGITALALLGESHISIHTWPEAGYAAVDVFTCGRHTRPEAACEYLIDVFQARRYSLRKVPRRTAQPTLLEEAPDSAEVLTCEATRRRR, from the coding sequence ATGCTGCACACACTATCTGGCCAATTAGGGGATAGGTCTCCAGCTCTGATCGGGATCCACTGTATCCTGGAGCTTTACGACTGCCCGGCCAAACTTTTGGATGATGCCTCTCTGGTGCAACAGGCTTTGCGAGAGGCAGCCAGACGCTCCAACTCCACCTTTTTGGGAGAGCTGTGCCATCGATTTGAGCCACAGGGGATTACAGCCCTCGCTCTTTTGGGGGAATCCCACATCTCCATTCACACCTGGCCCGAAGCGGGCTACGCGGCGGTGGATGTGTTCACCTGTGGTCGCCACACCCGACCGGAAGCGGCCTGTGAATATCTGATCGACGTGTTTCAAGCGCGACGATATTCCCTGCGCAAGGTGCCCCGCCGCACCGCGCAACCGACACTCCTGGAAGAGGCCCCAGACTCGGCTGAGGTGCTCACCTGTGAAGCGACCCGACGAAGGCGCTGA
- a CDS encoding fused MFS/spermidine synthase, whose translation MSSPRSFFWVQEYFTPWDYTARAVTRILAYRKTPFQEMLIAETGAFGKGLMLDGHWQSTTVDEFLYHEALVHPAMVQVVQAGGIPRRVLVLGGAEGATLREVLRWRSVEQVVMVDIDGEVVAACREHLPEMHQGSFEDPRVEVVIADALDFLQETGPIWDVILSDLSDPIESGPAYRLFTQEFFRQIRSKLQPDGAFTIQAGPTGPVELHQHTRIVRTLKTVFAAVQPYAIYAPTYGGPLGFALAAQDPISPRPEPEQIDQILSQQLDPERGALQFIDGITLLGLYQVPAHLRRAIAAETVVYTLDNPPRIE comes from the coding sequence ATGAGCAGCCCGAGAAGTTTCTTCTGGGTTCAGGAGTACTTTACCCCTTGGGACTACACCGCCCGTGCCGTCACGCGCATCTTGGCCTACCGAAAAACCCCTTTCCAGGAGATGCTGATCGCCGAGACGGGGGCCTTCGGCAAGGGTCTGATGCTGGATGGGCATTGGCAGTCCACTACGGTGGATGAATTTCTGTACCACGAGGCTTTGGTTCATCCGGCTATGGTGCAGGTTGTCCAAGCGGGCGGGATCCCCCGGCGGGTACTGGTGTTGGGGGGGGCAGAAGGGGCAACGCTGCGGGAGGTGCTGCGTTGGCGCTCGGTGGAGCAGGTGGTGATGGTGGATATCGATGGGGAGGTGGTGGCCGCCTGTCGAGAGCACCTGCCGGAAATGCACCAGGGATCCTTTGAAGATCCGCGGGTGGAGGTGGTGATTGCCGATGCCTTGGATTTTCTCCAAGAAACAGGCCCCATTTGGGATGTGATCCTTTCCGATCTCTCCGATCCCATTGAGTCCGGCCCTGCCTACCGCCTCTTCACCCAGGAGTTTTTCCGCCAGATCCGCTCCAAGTTGCAGCCAGATGGGGCTTTCACCATCCAAGCCGGGCCGACGGGGCCGGTTGAGCTTCATCAACACACCCGCATTGTTCGCACCCTGAAAACGGTGTTTGCCGCCGTGCAGCCCTACGCCATCTATGCCCCCACCTACGGTGGCCCACTGGGTTTTGCCCTGGCAGCTCAGGATCCCATCTCCCCCAGGCCAGAACCGGAGCAGATCGACCAGATTCTGAGCCAACAGTTGGATCCCGAGCGAGGGGCACTGCAATTCATCGATGGCATCACCCTTCTGGGCCTCTACCAAGTCCCAGCTCACCTGCGCCGTGCCATTGCCGCCGAGACTGTGGTTTATACCCTGGATAACCCGCCTCGCATTGAATGA
- a CDS encoding NAD-dependent epimerase/dehydratase family protein: MKVLVIGGDGYCGWATALHLSNRGYEVAILDSYVRRLWDLQLGVSTLTPIAQLEQRVDRWKGLTGKDIPIFVCDVTNYEALISCMRRFPPEAIVHFGEQRSAPYSMISREHAVMTQVNNVVGTLNILYAIKEEFPDCHLVKLGTMGEYGTPNIDIEEGYITIEHNGRKDTLPYPKQPGSMYHLSKVHDSHNIHFACRVWGLRATDLNQGVVYGVLTEETGMDEVLINRLDYDGVFGTALNRFCIQAAVGHPLTVYGKGGQTRGFLDIRDTVRCVELAIAHPAEPGQFRVMNQFTEQFSVEQLALLVQKAGATMGLKVEINHLENPRVELEEHYYNAKNTKLLDLGLQPHYLSDSLLDSLLNFALKYKDRVDVRQILPKVKWKG, encoded by the coding sequence ATGAAAGTCCTGGTTATTGGTGGTGACGGATACTGTGGCTGGGCGACAGCCCTGCACCTATCCAACAGGGGTTATGAGGTGGCCATTCTCGATTCCTACGTCCGCCGCCTCTGGGATCTGCAACTGGGGGTTTCTACCCTGACCCCCATTGCCCAGCTAGAGCAACGGGTGGATCGCTGGAAGGGGCTAACCGGCAAGGACATTCCCATCTTTGTCTGCGACGTTACCAACTACGAAGCCCTGATCTCCTGCATGCGCCGCTTCCCGCCGGAGGCCATTGTTCACTTTGGCGAGCAGCGCTCTGCCCCTTACTCGATGATCAGCCGCGAGCATGCGGTGATGACCCAGGTGAACAACGTGGTGGGCACCTTGAACATCCTCTACGCCATCAAGGAGGAATTTCCCGATTGCCACCTGGTGAAGCTGGGCACCATGGGCGAGTACGGCACCCCCAACATCGACATCGAGGAGGGGTACATCACCATCGAGCACAATGGCCGCAAGGATACCCTGCCCTACCCCAAGCAGCCGGGATCCATGTATCACCTCTCCAAAGTACACGACAGCCACAACATCCACTTCGCCTGCCGCGTCTGGGGCCTGCGGGCCACCGACCTCAACCAAGGGGTGGTATACGGCGTGCTCACAGAAGAAACCGGCATGGACGAGGTGCTGATCAACCGCCTTGACTACGATGGTGTATTCGGCACGGCTCTAAACCGCTTCTGCATTCAGGCTGCCGTGGGCCATCCGCTGACGGTGTATGGCAAGGGCGGCCAGACCCGCGGTTTCCTGGATATCCGCGACACGGTGCGCTGCGTGGAGCTGGCCATTGCTCACCCTGCCGAGCCGGGCCAATTCCGGGTGATGAACCAGTTCACCGAGCAATTTAGTGTTGAGCAACTGGCGTTGCTGGTGCAAAAGGCGGGAGCCACCATGGGCCTGAAGGTGGAAATCAACCACCTGGAGAACCCCCGCGTCGAGCTGGAAGAGCACTACTACAACGCCAAAAACACTAAGCTCCTAGACCTGGGCCTCCAGCCCCACTATCTGTCCGATTCCCTCTTGGATTCGCTGCTCAACTTTGCTCTCAAGTACAAGGATCGGGTGGATGTGCGGCAGATTTTACCCAAGGTGAAGTGGAAAGGTTAA
- a CDS encoding histone deacetylase family protein, producing MLPVYYSDIFLSHDTGPFHPERPARLQSIVKALRGAPFANQLEWRDPPLAELAELERVHSRQHIQQVAELATAGGGHIDADTALSERSFEAARLAVGAWVAGSASVLTTAQPALVLCRPPGHHAEPERAMGFCLFSNAAIAALWALDQPGVKRVAIFDWDVHHGNGTQAVVERYPQLAYASIHQFPLYPGTGSARETGIHGNLCNVPLPAGSDWLAYKKALDEKILPFLQAFQPDLLLVSAGFDCAKGDPLAGMQLEPEAFGRMARLCLEQVTRKTLFGLEGGYNLDNLARGWLSLAQACLES from the coding sequence ATGTTGCCTGTTTACTATTCCGATATTTTCCTCAGCCACGATACTGGGCCATTTCACCCCGAGCGTCCGGCTCGCTTGCAGTCCATTGTTAAGGCGCTGCGTGGTGCCCCTTTTGCCAACCAGTTGGAATGGCGGGATCCCCCCTTGGCGGAGCTGGCAGAGCTGGAGCGAGTACACTCGCGTCAGCACATCCAACAGGTGGCTGAGTTGGCAACAGCAGGTGGGGGACACATTGATGCCGACACTGCTCTCTCGGAGAGAAGTTTTGAAGCGGCGCGCCTGGCTGTGGGGGCTTGGGTGGCCGGCTCTGCCTCGGTTTTGACCACCGCTCAGCCGGCTTTGGTGCTGTGCCGTCCACCTGGGCATCACGCAGAGCCAGAACGGGCAATGGGGTTTTGTTTATTCAGCAACGCAGCCATTGCGGCGCTGTGGGCGCTGGATCAGCCGGGGGTGAAGCGGGTGGCGATTTTCGATTGGGATGTTCACCACGGCAACGGCACGCAGGCGGTGGTGGAGCGCTATCCCCAACTGGCCTATGCCTCCATCCATCAGTTTCCCCTCTACCCCGGCACCGGCTCCGCTCGCGAAACCGGGATCCACGGCAACCTCTGCAACGTGCCTTTGCCTGCCGGCTCGGATTGGTTGGCCTACAAAAAGGCCCTCGACGAGAAGATCTTGCCGTTCTTGCAAGCGTTCCAGCCCGATTTGCTGCTGGTGAGCGCCGGCTTCGACTGTGCCAAAGGGGATCCCTTGGCCGGTATGCAGCTAGAGCCGGAAGCCTTTGGCCGCATGGCCCGCCTTTGCCTGGAGCAGGTGACCCGCAAAACCCTCTTCGGCTTGGAAGGCGGCTATAACCTGGACAACCTGGCGCGCGGCTGGCTGAGCCTGGCCCAAGCTTGCCTGGAGAGTTAA
- the rsfS gene encoding ribosome silencing factor: MPAPAGDPIYCMALSAARAAEEKKGGDIVLLDVSQVSTLADYFLLVSGYSLTQVRAIARAIEEKVWDEWKQTPRRIEGQESASWILIDYADLIVHVIMQQERDYYDLESFWIQAQRVDLPIAG; this comes from the coding sequence ATGCCTGCCCCTGCTGGGGATCCCATCTATTGCATGGCGCTGAGTGCAGCTCGCGCGGCAGAAGAGAAAAAAGGTGGCGATATCGTTCTGCTGGATGTATCCCAAGTCTCCACTTTGGCAGATTACTTTCTTCTGGTCAGCGGCTACTCGCTTACGCAAGTCCGCGCCATTGCCCGAGCAATTGAGGAAAAGGTTTGGGACGAGTGGAAACAAACTCCGCGCCGCATCGAAGGGCAGGAATCGGCCTCTTGGATACTGATCGACTATGCCGATCTCATTGTCCATGTGATTATGCAACAGGAAAGGGACTACTATGACCTAGAGTCTTTCTGGATCCAGGCTCAGCGAGTCGATCTGCCCATAGCAGGCTAA
- the yqeK gene encoding bis(5'-nucleosyl)-tetraphosphatase (symmetrical) YqeK: MTRAMGTQLGREEVLAWLQERVSPPRLRHILGVEGMARQLAAHYGLDEQKAAWAGLMHDLAKAFPPEQLLQRVAQERELDEIERAEPHILHAEVGSLVAREQFQVQDPEILAAIANHTLGQPGMDPLSCVVFVADALEPNRGSNPELERLRQMAFVDLSKTVVGVCDLSLKFLLDRNQVVHPRTLMTRNHFLLHPLEKAVS, encoded by the coding sequence ATGACTAGGGCGATGGGCACTCAACTGGGGCGGGAAGAGGTGTTGGCCTGGCTACAGGAGCGGGTGTCTCCTCCTCGCCTCCGCCATATCTTGGGGGTAGAGGGGATGGCCCGACAGCTGGCGGCCCACTACGGGCTGGATGAGCAGAAAGCTGCTTGGGCAGGGCTGATGCACGACTTGGCCAAGGCTTTCCCGCCGGAGCAACTGTTGCAAAGGGTGGCTCAGGAACGGGAGCTGGATGAAATTGAGCGGGCCGAACCTCACATCCTGCACGCTGAGGTGGGATCCCTGGTGGCGCGGGAGCAGTTTCAGGTACAGGATCCGGAGATTTTGGCGGCCATTGCCAACCACACGCTAGGGCAGCCCGGCATGGATCCCCTCAGTTGCGTGGTTTTCGTGGCCGATGCCCTGGAGCCGAATCGGGGCAGCAACCCAGAATTGGAGCGGTTGCGGCAGATGGCTTTTGTAGATTTGTCTAAAACCGTAGTGGGAGTATGTGACTTGAGCCTAAAATTTTTGCTAGACCGGAATCAGGTGGTTCATCCGCGCACGCTCATGACTCGGAATCATTTTTTGTTACATCCTTTAGAAAAAGCGGTGTCCTAG